The Cannabis sativa cultivar Pink pepper isolate KNU-18-1 unplaced genomic scaffold, ASM2916894v1 Contig3, whole genome shotgun sequence genome window below encodes:
- the LOC133033223 gene encoding pentatricopeptide repeat-containing protein At2g21090-like gives MRSFSSPTTFDQTTTLRTNLKKRYPGTKLPCVVQNLINEFSRGNISQLISSLDLLVYKGIRLPSKTLALLLQQCGNSRSLREGKWVHLHLKVTGLRRPGTLLENHLINMYFKCGSDVDARKVFDKMAVRNLYSWNNMLSGYVKMKKLKVARRMFDQMPEKDFVSWNTMVIAYAQNELFHEALDLYRELRRSSIGYNEFSFAGVLTVCVKLKELELTRQIHGQILVAGFLTNVVLSSSVVDAYTKCGEMGDARRYFDEMPIRDVLVWTTLVSGYAKWGHMKCASELFHLMPEKNPVSWTALIAGYARNGMGYEALTLFTKMIMFGFTPDQFTFSSCLCACAGIAALKQGKQIHGYLIRTNFRPNTIVVSSLIDMYTKCGSLVTAHMVFNLMGNKQEVILWNTMISALAQHGHGKEAIQMFEDLIRSGLKLDRITFVVVLNACSHSGLVQEGLRIFNSMTADHGIIPDQEHYACLIDILGRAGRFEELMNQIDKMPCEPGYQVWNSLLGVCRLHRNLELGRKAAELLIEVHPEFPDAYVFLSSIYAIHGRWELVEKVRQVMNKRHVKKERAVSWIEIDNKVHAFTVSDRLHPMAKAIYSVLRELASHSLNLNTKR, from the coding sequence ATGCGCTCTTTCTCTTCCCCGACGACTTTCGATCAAACGACAACGCTTCGTACAAATCTGAAGAAACGGTATCCTGGGACCAAGCTTCCCTGTGTGGTCCAAAACCTCATCAATGAATTCTCTCGGGGAAATATTTCTCAATTAATCTCTTCTCTTGATCTATTAGTTTACAAAGGGATTCGCTTACCTTCCAAAACTCTTGCTCTTCTTCTCCAACAATGCGGAAACAGTAGGTCGCTTAGAGAAGGAAAATGGGTTCACCTTCATTTGAAGGTTACTGGGCTGAGGCGCCCAGGAACGCTTTTGGAAAATCATTTGATTAATATGTATTTCAAATGCGGTAGTGATGTTGATGCTCGCAAGGTGTTTGATAAAATGGCTGTGAGGAATTTGTACTCGTGGAACAATATGCTTTCTGGGTATGTGAAGATGAAGAAGTTGAAGGTTGCCCGGAGGATGTTTGATCAAATGCCCGAGAAGGACTTTGTCTCATGGAATACAATGGTGATTGCATATGCTCAGAATGAATTGTTTCATGAGGCTTTAGATCTTTACAGAGAGTTGCGGAGATCATCAATTGGCTATAACGAATTCAGTTTTGCTGGTGTTTTGACTGTGTGTGTTAAGTTAAAGGAATTAGAACTTACTAGGCAGATTCATGGACAGATTTTGGTAGCGGGGTTTTTAACAAATGTGGTGCTTTCGAGTTCAGTTGTTGATGCGTATACAAAGTGTGGTGAGATGGGAGATGCAAGAAGATATTTTGATGAAATGCCGATAAGGGATGTCCTTGTTTGGACCACTTTGGTTTCTGGATATGCCAAATGGGGACATATGAAATGTGCTAGTGAATTGTTTCATCTGATGCCTGAGAAGAATCCTGTCTCTTGGACCGCATTGATTGCTGGCTATGCTAGAAATGGTATGGGGTATGAAGCACTAACGTTGTTCACAAAAATGATAATGTTTGGGTTTACACCTGATCAGTTTACCTTCAGTAGCTGTCTTTGCGCTTGCGCTGGCATAGCTGCACTTAAGCAAGGAAAGCAAATACATGGCTACTTGATACGTACGAATTTCAGACCCAACACAATAGTTGTTAGCTCTCTCATTGACATGTACACAAAATGCGGGAGTTTGGTAACTGCACACATGGTCTTTAACCTCATGGGAAATAAGCAAGAGGTCATATTATGGAACACAATGATCTCTGCCTTAGCACAACACGGTCATGGTAAAGAGGCAATACAGATGTTTGAAGACTTAATCAGATCAGGATTGAAGCTAGACAGGATCACATTTGTTGTGGTTCTCAATGCTTGTAGTCATTCAGGTCTAGTGCAGGAAGGACTTAGAATTTTCAATTCCATGACAGCAGATCATGGCATTATTCCCGATCAAGAACATTATGCTTGCTTAATCGATATCTTGGGTCGTGCTGGACGTTTTGAAGAATTGATGAACCAGATTGACAAGATGCCATGTGAGCCAGGTTATCAAGTTTGGAATTCTTTACTTGGTGTATGTAGACTTCACAGAAACTTGGAGCTGGGAAGGAAAGCTGCCGAACTCCTTATCGAAGTACACCCAGAATTCCCTGATGCGTATGTGTTTCTTTCCAGCATATATGCCATACATGGGAGATGGGAACTGGTAGAGAAAGTGAGGCAGGTTATGAACAAAAGACATGTGAAAAAAGAACGAGCTGTTAGTTGGATAGAaattgataacaaagtccatgCATTTACTGTATCAGATAGATTGCATCCAATGGCAAAAGCCATATACTCAGTTTTGAGAGAGTTAGCTAGCCATTCTTTAAACCTTAACACCAAGAGGTAA
- the LOC133033171 gene encoding uncharacterized protein LOC133033171 translates to MGTQVSKQVERRKAIKTEKKVLVDLHQNTGEVYPGSDYQPSDRKNWMGELNPEKLHINQIVWPGTHDSATNKIGIPLISRPFAQCQSLSIYKQLLLGTRVLDIRVQEDRRVCHGILATYSIDVVIQDVKKFLSETQSEIIILEIRTEFGHEDPPEFEKYLEEQLGEYLIHQDEHVFGKTVAELLPKRIICVWKPRKSPRPKAGSPFWHAGHLKDNWIDTDLPSTKFDSNMKHLSEQPPVTSRKFFYRVENTVTPKADNPVLCVKPVTGRIHGYARLFIAQCFAKGCGDKLQIFSTDFIEEDFVDSCVGMTHARVEGKA, encoded by the coding sequence ATGGGTACTCAAGTGTCTAAACAAGTTGAAAGACGAAAAGCGATCAAAACGGAGAAGAAGGTTCTAGTTGATCTTCATCAGAACACCGGAGAAGTTTATCCCGGCAGTGATTACCAGCCATCGGATCGGAAAAACTGGATGGGAGAACTAAACCCAGAAAAGCTTCACATCAATCAGATTGTGTGGCCAGGAACACACGATTCCGCCACCAACAAGATTGGAATCCCACTCATCTCTCGACCCTTTGCTCAATGCCAATCCTTATCCATATACAAACAACTCCTTTTAGGTACACGAGTTCTTGATATCCGAGTCCAAGAAGATCGCCGAGTCTGCCATGGAATTCTCGCCACGTACAGCATCGACGTCGTTATCCAAGACGTCAAGAAATTCTTGTCAGAGACCCAATCTGAGATCATCATTCTCGAGATCCGCACAGAGTTCGGGCACGAAGATCCACCGGAGTTCGAGAAGTACTTAGAGGAGCAATTGGGTGAGTATCTAATCCACCAAGACGAACACGTCTTCGGTAAGACTGTAGCTGAGCTTTTGCCTAAAAGGATCATCTGCGTTTGGAAGCCGAGAAAATCACCCCGACCAAAAGCGGGTAGCCCGTTTTGGCACGCGGGTCATTTGAAGGACAACTGGATCGACACGGATTTGCCGTCGACCAAGTTTGACAGTAACATGAAGCATTTGAGCGAGCAACCTCCAGTCACCTCAAGAAAATTCTTTTACAGAGTTGAGAACACTGTCACTCCCAAAGCAGATAACCCTGTTCTGTGCGTTAAACCGGTAACGGGTCGGATCCATGGGTACGCGAGACTGTTCATAGCCCAGTGTTTTGCCAAAGGTTGTGGTGATAAGTTGCAGATTTTCTCCACGGACTTCATCGAAGAGGATTTTGTTGATTCCTGCGTTGGGATGACCCATGCAAGGGTCGAAGGCAAAGCCTAA
- the LOC115704514 gene encoding uncharacterized protein LOC115704514 isoform X1, with protein sequence MAGNKKRKRREERPTIHPKNKYADNPPDFAFLGSLYPSFQSFIFYSRDGRPRLDWTDFNATRELTRVLLLHDLGLNWWIPDGQLCPTVPNRSNYIHWIEDLLLSDIIPKTILNGDNVRGFDIGTGANCIYPLLGASLKGWNFVGSDVTDVAVEWAERNVMNNSHISEYIEIRKVKSDDASLLVEDPQNDQSGGPESELGLTNPMIFEGVDTNKTYYGPPILLGVVKDDEKFDFCMCNPPFFDTMEEAGLNPKTSCGGTPQEMVCPGGEKAFICRIIEDSSILKQTFRWYTTMVGRKSNMKSLIAKLREVGVSIVKTTEFVQGQTCRWGIAWSFVPPVKKILSANVVKNGNLSFMLEGIQRQYSAIHVLQSIESFFCISGASCKLNVSSFTVDITASQNHCNAILKMEELQYDKTAGFEHVRDTSISSSCLNIPMKDLCFRISVFQQIPGTLLVKVSQKQGDSQVSGVFSLILQRLEEDLKRKFCKEKV encoded by the exons ATGGCAGGGAACAAGAAGAGGAAGAGGAGAGAAGAGCGACCCACCATCCACCCCAAAAACAAATACGCCGATAACCCACCGGACTTCGCTTTCTTAGGTTCTCTCTACCCTTCTTTCCAATCTTTCATCTTCTATTCACGCGACGGTCGCCCCAGACTCGATTGGACTGACTTCAATGCTACACGGGAACTTACCCGCGTCTTGCTCCTTCATGACCTTGGCCTCAACTG GTGGATTCCTGATGGGCAGCTATGCCCCACAGTGCCAAATAGATCCAATTACATTCACTGGATTGAAGATCTTCTACTCTCTGACATCATTCCAAAGACTATATTGAATGGTGATAATGTGAGGGGTTTTGATATAGGAACTGGAGCAAACTGCATATATCCTTTGCTCGGTGCATCTCTTAAGGGTTGGAATTTTGTTGGGTCAG ATGTGACTGATGTTGCAGTAGAGTGGGCAGAAAGAAATGTTATGAATAATTCACACATATCAGAATATATTGAAATTCGAAAAGTTAAAAGTGATGACGCTAGCCTTCTTGTCGAAGATCCACAAAATGACCAATCTGGTGGTCCTGAAAGCGAGCTCGGTCTCACCAATCCCATGATTTTTGAGGGTGTTGATACAAATAAGACTTATTATGGGCCACCTATCCTTCTTGGCGTGGTTAAGGATGATGAGAAGTTTGATTTTTGCATGTGCAATCCTCCATTTTTTGATACCATGGAGGAGGCAGGATTGAATCCAAAAACCTCCTGTGGTGGAACTCCGCAAGAAATGGTTTGTCCTGGTGGAGAAAAGGCTTTTATATGTCGTATAATTGAAGATAGTTCCATATTGAAGCAAACTTTTCG GTGGTACACTACAATGGTTGGGAGGAAATCAAACATGAAATCCCTCATAGCAAAGCTTCGAGAAGTTGGAGTTTCTATAGTAAAAACTACTGAATTTGTCCAAGGCCAAACTTGTCGTTGGGGGATTGCTTGGTCTTTTGTGCCAccagttaaaaaaatattatcagctaatgtggttaaGAATGGTAACCTGTCTTTCATGCTTGAG GGCATTCAACGTCAGTATAGTGCCATACATGTTTTGCAATCAATCGAATCTTTCTTCTGCATTAGTGGCGCATCTTGTAAATTGAATGTTTCGTCGTTTACGGTTGAT ATTACTGCTTCACAGAATCATTGTAATGCAATCCTGAAGATGGAGGAGTTACAATATGATAAAACTGCTGGTTTTGAACATGTGCGAGATACATCCATAAGCTCAAGCTGCTTGAACATTCCTATGAAGGACCTATGTTTTCGAATTTCG GTCTTTCAACAAATCCCTGGCACACTTCTGGTAAAAGTCTCACAAAAGCAAGGGGATTCCCAAGTTTCAG gTGTTTTTTCATTGATATTGCAACGGTTGGAGGAAGATTTGAAACGTAAATTTTGTAAAGAGAAAGTGTAG
- the LOC115704514 gene encoding uncharacterized protein LOC115704514 isoform X2: MAGNKKRKRREERPTIHPKNKYADNPPDFAFLGSLYPSFQSFIFYSRDGRPRLDWTDFNATRELTRVLLLHDLGLNWWIPDGQLCPTVPNRSNYIHWIEDLLLSDIIPKTILNGDNVRGFDIGTGANCIYPLLGASLKGWNFVGSDVTDVAVEWAERNVMNNSHISEYIEIRKVKSDDASLLVEDPQNDQSGGPESELGLTNPMIFEGVDTNKTYYGPPILLGVVKDDEKFDFCMCNPPFFDTMEEAGLNPKTSCGGTPQEMVCPGGEKAFICRIIEDSSILKQTFRWYTTMVGRKSNMKSLIAKLREVGVSIVKTTEFVQGQTCRWGIAWSFVPPVKKILSANVVKNGNLSFMLEGIQRQYSAIHVLQSIESFFCISGASCKLNVSSFTVDITASQNHCNAILKMEELQYDKTAGFEHVRDTSISSSCLNIPMKDLCFRISVFQQIPGTLLVKVSQKQGDSQVSDDDTHTIRVE, from the exons ATGGCAGGGAACAAGAAGAGGAAGAGGAGAGAAGAGCGACCCACCATCCACCCCAAAAACAAATACGCCGATAACCCACCGGACTTCGCTTTCTTAGGTTCTCTCTACCCTTCTTTCCAATCTTTCATCTTCTATTCACGCGACGGTCGCCCCAGACTCGATTGGACTGACTTCAATGCTACACGGGAACTTACCCGCGTCTTGCTCCTTCATGACCTTGGCCTCAACTG GTGGATTCCTGATGGGCAGCTATGCCCCACAGTGCCAAATAGATCCAATTACATTCACTGGATTGAAGATCTTCTACTCTCTGACATCATTCCAAAGACTATATTGAATGGTGATAATGTGAGGGGTTTTGATATAGGAACTGGAGCAAACTGCATATATCCTTTGCTCGGTGCATCTCTTAAGGGTTGGAATTTTGTTGGGTCAG ATGTGACTGATGTTGCAGTAGAGTGGGCAGAAAGAAATGTTATGAATAATTCACACATATCAGAATATATTGAAATTCGAAAAGTTAAAAGTGATGACGCTAGCCTTCTTGTCGAAGATCCACAAAATGACCAATCTGGTGGTCCTGAAAGCGAGCTCGGTCTCACCAATCCCATGATTTTTGAGGGTGTTGATACAAATAAGACTTATTATGGGCCACCTATCCTTCTTGGCGTGGTTAAGGATGATGAGAAGTTTGATTTTTGCATGTGCAATCCTCCATTTTTTGATACCATGGAGGAGGCAGGATTGAATCCAAAAACCTCCTGTGGTGGAACTCCGCAAGAAATGGTTTGTCCTGGTGGAGAAAAGGCTTTTATATGTCGTATAATTGAAGATAGTTCCATATTGAAGCAAACTTTTCG GTGGTACACTACAATGGTTGGGAGGAAATCAAACATGAAATCCCTCATAGCAAAGCTTCGAGAAGTTGGAGTTTCTATAGTAAAAACTACTGAATTTGTCCAAGGCCAAACTTGTCGTTGGGGGATTGCTTGGTCTTTTGTGCCAccagttaaaaaaatattatcagctaatgtggttaaGAATGGTAACCTGTCTTTCATGCTTGAG GGCATTCAACGTCAGTATAGTGCCATACATGTTTTGCAATCAATCGAATCTTTCTTCTGCATTAGTGGCGCATCTTGTAAATTGAATGTTTCGTCGTTTACGGTTGAT ATTACTGCTTCACAGAATCATTGTAATGCAATCCTGAAGATGGAGGAGTTACAATATGATAAAACTGCTGGTTTTGAACATGTGCGAGATACATCCATAAGCTCAAGCTGCTTGAACATTCCTATGAAGGACCTATGTTTTCGAATTTCG GTCTTTCAACAAATCCCTGGCACACTTCTGGTAAAAGTCTCACAAAAGCAAGGGGATTCCCAAGTTTCAG ATGATGACACACACACTATACGTGTGGAGTAA